The Pseudomonas benzenivorans region GCCAGGAGTTCCGCACAAGGGTGCGCCGACATCAGGTGCAGGGTGCCGCCGGTCATCCTGGCGATGTCGTGCCCGTGACCGACGATGCCGGCATGCAGCACGCGGTGATTCAGGTCGCTGTTGCCCGCGTCTATCGGCGCGAGAATATTGCCACCCTGCCAGGGCACAGCGGTTTTCACGATGAGCACGGGCGCCGGACAGAGGCGCAATAGCTTCCAGTCCTCGGAAAGGATCAGGTTCTTGCTCAGGCGGGTATCGCGCAGGTGCTGCTTGATCACCAAGCCGCTGCCTTGCGCCTGCTGCACGGCAATGATGGTCTGATGCTCGCTGCCTCTCCAGGCCTGCTCTGCGCTGGCGCTGAGGCCCTCGGCGCAAAGAGCCTGCTGGGTCTGTGCCAGCAAAGATGAATGGTCGTTGCTCTTGTCGCAGACCAGCAGGTGCAGGTGCGACTGGGTAGCGCTGGCGATCAGTCTGGCCCTGTTGAGGATCAGGGATTCGGGCTGCGTCACATCCATCACCACCAGGGTGTTGCGAATAGTTTGCATGACGAACGTCCTGTGCGTGAGTTTGAACTGTTTCGGCTCGACGACAGGCGTTGACCTGGGTCCCTACTCGGGCGGGCGGCTCGCAGTCACGGGCACCCTTCCCGATCCTTCGAGCTGTCAACAGATGTCTAGGCCGGCGAGCGCCGCACGCAACGGATGCAAGGAACTGACTGAAACCGGCTGGCGACAGGCCCGCCGTGAACACAGGCCGAACGGACATGGCCTGCCTAGGTGAATACCGTTACGCGGGTCTGAACTCGGCGGACGCGTACTGTCTGTTGTTCCGGTATATCTGGTCGAGGATTAAAGAGCACCCTGCAGCCTTCGGCTCGCGCCGATGGAGAAGCTCCTGGGCCTGGGGCGACGGCTGGCAATCGAGAATGCGGGGCGACCACCGCCCGCACCCCTGCAGCCAGCCCATACGGACACCCTCCAGGCACGAAGTGTCCGCCTGGGCGCTCAGGGGCGACCTGCAGCGCGCGACGATGGTAAGCACGAGCCAAGTTGCCTCGCTTGGCCCACCCCTCAGTGTGGTCGCTGCATCGCGGCCCGCCAGCACCGTTAGTCGATTGAGTCGGTCAAGGCCCTGCGCCCGCTTGCCAACAACGCCGGCAAGCGGGCCCAGGCCGGGTTCAGGGCAGACTGGCCAGGACCCGATCCAGGGCGGCGAGGAACTGCTCGCAGTTCTGCGCACTGAAGCTGGCCGGCGGCTTGATCTTCATCACGTTGTGCAGCGGGCCCTCGCTGCTCAGCAGGATGCCGTGCTCGCGCTTCATCTCGCCGATGATGAACTCAAGCTCCGCGGCCGCCGGCTCCAGGGTCTGGCGGTCGCGCACCAGCTCGATGCCGATGAACAGGCCGATGCCGCGCACATCGCCGATGATGGGGTACTTCTGCGCCAGCCCGCGCACGCCCGCCATCAGCTGCTCGCCCAGCACCGCGCAGCGGTGCATCAGGCGCTCGTCGCGGATCACGTCGAGCACCGCCAGGCCGATCTCCGCCGATACCGGGTTGCCGCCGAAGGTATTGAAGTACTCCATGCCGTTGGCGAAGGCGTTGGCGATTTCCGCGGTGGTGATCACCGCCGCCATCGGATGGCCGTTGCCGATGGGCTTGCCCAGGGTGACGATGTCCGGCACCACGCCCTGGGTCTCGAAGGCCCACATATGGCTGCCGACCCGGCCGAAGCCCACCTGCACCTCGTCGGCCAGGCACAGGCCGCCGGCGGCCCGCACGTGACTGTAGGCCGCCTGCAGGTAGCCCGGCGGCGCCACCAGCTGACCGCCGGTGCCGAGAATGCCCTCGCTGAAGAACAGCGCCGGCTTGCGTCCGCGCTCGGCCATGGCGGCGACCTGGCGGGCGACGTCCTCGGCGTACTTAGCCCCGGCCTCGGGATCGCTGTAGCGAAAGCGTCCTCGGTAGGGGTCGGGCAGCTCGCTGACCCAGACGTGCTCCGGCTTGCCGGCGCCGCCCTGGCCGTTGAACTTGTACGGGCTGACGTCGATCAGGCTGCTCAGGTGACCGTGGTAGGCATGGTCGACCGTGATCAGGTCGCGCTGACCGGTGTAGGCCCGCGCCAGGCGGATCGCCAGGTCGTTGGCCTCGCTGCCGGAGTTGACGAAGAAGCACACGTTCAGCGGCTCGGGCAGCAAGGCCGTCAGCCGCTCGGCATATTCCACCAGGGAGTCGTGCAGGTAGCGCGCATTGGTGTTCAGTCGCGCCTGCTGGGCCTGGGCCGCCTGCACCACGCGCGGGTGGCAGTGACCGACATGGCAAACGTTGTTGACCATATCCAGCCAGCGCTTGCCTTGCTCGTCGATCAGGTAGGCGCCCTCGCCGCCCACTATCTTCAGCGGCTCGCGGCCATAGGCGATGCTCAGCGAGCGGCCGATGCGCCGGTGCCGCTGGCGCACCAGCCAGTCCTTGCTGCGCTCCACCTTGACCGCGCACGGGACGTGCAGGCCGAGCACCACGCTGGGGTCGGGGCTCACCGCCCGCCACACCTGCCAGTGCTGCGCCACGCCGACGCCGTACATGCGCGCCTGTAGGCCCAGGTGGTCGGTGACCAGCTGGAAATGCAGGTGGGTCGGCCAGCCGCCGTTTTCCGTGCGCTCGCCGAGCCGGGCGAAGGCCTCGCCCCGGGCCAGCGCCTGGCCGACCCGCAGCGTGGCGCAGGACGCGCGCGACAGGTGGCCATAGAGGGTCCAGAAGCGCGCGCCGCAGTCGCTGCGGTGCTCCAGCAACAGGGTGGGGCCGAAGCCCTGGTCCTCGGCATCGTCGTGGAAGAACGCCACCACCCCGGCAAAGGGCGCATGCACCGCTTCGCCGGCCGGGGCGAACAGGTCGACGCCCAGGTGGGTGTCGCGCCGCTGCTGCGCCGTAGCGCCGGCATAGGCGGCGCTGCTGTACAGCCCCCGTCGCTCGCCGTAGCGACCGACGCCGAAGTCGGCGCCCGCGGCGGCGATCTGCGCCTCGATGTAGGTCTGCATGCCGGCGCAGTCCAGCCCCTCGATCGCCCGGCTATCGCTGCTGGCGGCGCTGAAATCGAAGACCCGCACCCGCGGCGCAGTCACCGCCGGGCGCAACAGCGGGGCGAAATCGTGGGCATTGCGCTCCAGCCAGCGCATCACCGCGGCGGCCTCGGGCACCGGGGCGAAGCCGCAGGCATCGCGGATGCGCAGGGTCACCAGGCGCGAATTCTCCCGTTCCAGGCGCTGCAGCTCGCGCCACACATCGGCCTGGCTGACCAGCAGGTAGGGGTTGTCCGGCGTCTCGCGGATCTGCCGGGCGGCCATGCAGATGCTCACCGCGTAGCGGGTCTTGATCAGGTCGAACAGCAGCTCGGCCTCATCGGGCTGCAGCGGGTTGACCTCGTGGTAGGCCTCCACCAGCGCCAGGATGGTGGCGACGGGGTCGTCCGCACCGATCAGCGCGTAGGCGCAGGCCACCGCCAGCTCGTTAATCCGCCAGCTCTCCACCATATCGCCGAAATCGAGCAGGCCGCTCACCGCGCCCTGCTCGTCCAGCAGCACGTTGTAATCGTTAGCGTCGTTATGAATCACCTGGCGCGGGCACCCCGCCAGCGCAGGCTTCACCACCTGGACGAAACGCTCGAGTATG contains the following coding sequences:
- a CDS encoding aminotransferase class III-fold pyridoxal phosphate-dependent enzyme, producing MNDQHALTESARLAALLAAHYGLQGDCEPLPGEHDLNYRVRAGDGQQYLLKLHAADGEPQVLAMQVAVLEHLARVAPHLPVSRQLPSQQGGILNAAELRGPRQARLLSWLDGTLWAKAQARTAASSASLGRLLGELDLALQSFGHAGCRRAYDWDIGRAEVHLDHLAAIDDADKRGVVQAILERFVQVVKPALAGCPRQVIHNDANDYNVLLDEQGAVSGLLDFGDMVESWRINELAVACAYALIGADDPVATILALVEAYHEVNPLQPDEAELLFDLIKTRYAVSICMAARQIRETPDNPYLLVSQADVWRELQRLERENSRLVTLRIRDACGFAPVPEAAAVMRWLERNAHDFAPLLRPAVTAPRVRVFDFSAASSDSRAIEGLDCAGMQTYIEAQIAAAGADFGVGRYGERRGLYSSAAYAGATAQQRRDTHLGVDLFAPAGEAVHAPFAGVVAFFHDDAEDQGFGPTLLLEHRSDCGARFWTLYGHLSRASCATLRVGQALARGEAFARLGERTENGGWPTHLHFQLVTDHLGLQARMYGVGVAQHWQVWRAVSPDPSVVLGLHVPCAVKVERSKDWLVRQRHRRIGRSLSIAYGREPLKIVGGEGAYLIDEQGKRWLDMVNNVCHVGHCHPRVVQAAQAQQARLNTNARYLHDSLVEYAERLTALLPEPLNVCFFVNSGSEANDLAIRLARAYTGQRDLITVDHAYHGHLSSLIDVSPYKFNGQGGAGKPEHVWVSELPDPYRGRFRYSDPEAGAKYAEDVARQVAAMAERGRKPALFFSEGILGTGGQLVAPPGYLQAAYSHVRAAGGLCLADEVQVGFGRVGSHMWAFETQGVVPDIVTLGKPIGNGHPMAAVITTAEIANAFANGMEYFNTFGGNPVSAEIGLAVLDVIRDERLMHRCAVLGEQLMAGVRGLAQKYPIIGDVRGIGLFIGIELVRDRQTLEPAAAELEFIIGEMKREHGILLSSEGPLHNVMKIKPPASFSAQNCEQFLAALDRVLASLP
- a CDS encoding universal stress protein, yielding MQTIRNTLVVMDVTQPESLILNRARLIASATQSHLHLLVCDKSNDHSSLLAQTQQALCAEGLSASAEQAWRGSEHQTIIAVQQAQGSGLVIKQHLRDTRLSKNLILSEDWKLLRLCPAPVLIVKTAVPWQGGNILAPIDAGNSDLNHRVLHAGIVGHGHDIARMTGGTLHLMSAHPCAELLASDPLYQAKDQIEALYREQCKALQAEYEIADDCLHIEEGPADSLIPAVAKRLGAALTVIGSVARSGLSGALIGNTAESVLDSLDCDVLVLKPDDVINHLEELAAPPSPDLDQAIHSWPYSHAARARAPGDK